In one Frankiaceae bacterium genomic region, the following are encoded:
- a CDS encoding GNAT family N-acetyltransferase, with amino-acid sequence MTEVALRPETPDDEAFSRAVYGSTREEELEVTGWTDEQKAAFIAMQYAAQRKYYWEIYPDAAYDVIVVDGEDAGRLYVARLAEEIRVIDIALLPSFRGRGVGGQLLDEILAEAAASGRKVVIHVEQNNRARELYLRLGFVVVEDVGVYHRLEWTPPSW; translated from the coding sequence ATGACGGAAGTGGCGCTGCGTCCGGAGACCCCGGACGACGAGGCCTTCTCGCGCGCGGTCTACGGGTCGACGCGCGAGGAGGAGCTCGAGGTCACGGGATGGACCGACGAGCAGAAGGCCGCGTTCATCGCGATGCAGTACGCCGCCCAGCGCAAGTACTACTGGGAGATCTACCCCGACGCCGCGTACGACGTCATCGTCGTCGACGGAGAGGACGCCGGGCGGCTCTACGTCGCCCGGCTGGCCGAGGAGATCCGCGTCATCGACATCGCGCTGCTGCCGTCGTTCCGCGGCAGGGGAGTCGGCGGGCAGCTGCTCGACGAGATCCTCGCCGAGGCCGCCGCGTCAGGGCGCAAGGTCGTGATCCACGTCGAGCAGAACAACCGCGCGCGCGAGCTCTACCTGCGCCTCGGCTTCGTCGTCGTCGAGGACGTGGGCGTCTACCACCGGCTCGAGTGGACGCCGCCGTCCTGGTAG
- a CDS encoding Ig-like domain-containing protein gives MLAFGGVLTAAAEAADPPAFAAQASITPKLYYIGDAAGSVYTFTVKNTGSTNGIGAVEINRPTNGWAITSCPTAPTGWSKTASSTKCRYKSAPTYADDIKPGNAKTFAVKATTAPGDANRTGTWSVVVSRSYHFDNTSLLKAATPYGAGLATRLYTFELTTAVVSDTVRTHGSACPPADKTAILGSVKTIVVCGKNRANTRLTPTAAYSTLAGTMIKTKGTFVSGAVSRNSGVVVLAQWKDTTITDVFGTGKKIVTGVGASANRTSPLRSFTGYSAESQPPVGVADAYSVDEDTQLVKDNLTGVLANDSDPEGDTLSVTNLTQPANGTLTLNTADGSFTYDPDPDFHGVDTFTYTANDTHSDSSVVTVTITVDPVNDAPVGTDDTKSTDEDTSASVDVLDNDSDVDGNALVVSAVDTTGTTGTVTNNGTDVTYDPNGQFESLGTGQTATDTFTYTVSDGNGGTDTQTVTVTITGVNDAPVAVDDPASTDEASSVLIDVDNNDSDDETSFTVTSIDTTGTAGTVTNNNDGTVTYNPNGAWEELGNGEDENDTFTYTITDGQGATDTATVTVDVNGINDAPEADPDAATVGEDSTGATVNVLGNDTDAESQTLTVTSIDTTGTTGTVTNNGTDVTYDPDGQFEHLTTNTATDTFTYTVTDSQGGTDTETVTITIQGSNDAPIAVDDAATTDEASAVMVSVLTNDSDAEGALTVTSIDTTGTSGTVTNNNDGTVTYNPNGAWEELENGEDADDTFTYTVTDGTGATDTATVTVDVNGINDAPVAAPDGPSVGENSTGAVVDVLGNDTDAESQTLTVTGINVAGTTGTVTNNGTDVTYDPNGQFEYLTTGQTATDTFTYTVTDSQGATDTETVTVTIQGANDSPVAVDDGYSTDEATQIGPLSVLTNDTDAEGAVTILSIDTTGTAGQVTNNNDGTVTYNPNGAFEDLENGEDRDDTFTYTIKDGNDVTDTATVTIDVNGINDAPVAAPDGPSIGEDSTGATVNVLGNDTDAESQTLTVTAVDTTGTTGQVTNNGTDVTYDPNGQFEFLGTGQTATDTFTYTVTDSQGGTDTETVTVTVTGVNDLPLAVDDTASTDEATQIGPIAVLANDSDAEGALTITGIDTTGTSGQVTNNNDGTVTYNPNGAFEDLANGEDEDDTFTYTVTDSNGATDTATVTIDVNGINDAPVAASDAASAGENSSGVAVNVLGNDTDAEGQTLTVTAVDTTGTSGMVTNNGTDVTYSPNGMFEYLDDTETATDTFTYTVTDSQGGTDTETVTITVNGANDAPVANDDGPFQAIQDSNLTVTAPGVLSNDTDADGEALTAGNASDPANGTVTLNPDGSFSYDPDSGYLGADSFTYDVTDGTATDTATVSITVVPPNDTPTADATSGSGNEDGSGIVVTLTGHDADGDALTFTAGTATNGLVSVPGSVSCDSNIPSLCSASVTYTPNANFFGSDSFTYTVNDGTIDSAPATASITVDPVNDQPSFTKGADQTVNEDSGLQTVTGWATAISAGPANESAQVVTFAASTNNDALFSVLPAVSSTGDLTYTPAVDANGVATVTVQATDDGGIANGGNNQSPTQTFDITVTAVNDVPSFTKGADQTLNEDAGAQSVSNWASAISKGPADESAQTLSFTTSNDNNSLFSVQPGVTPTGTLSYTSAPDAVGTATVTIYLSDDGGTANGGDDTSDSQTFTITVNGVNDQPSFTDDGDQTVLEDAGAQTVNGFVNSTSAGPADESAQTVTVTVTGTTNNALFSSLPAIDSAGTLTYTPAVNANGSATVTAVATDDGGTANGGDDTGANETFVITVTAVNDAPSFTKGADQTLNEDAGAQSVSGWATAISEGPANEAAQDVAFTVTNDNNALFASQPAISPTGTLTYTSTANKYGTATVSVFISDNGGTANGGDDTSDVQTFTITVNAVNDAPVAAAKAFTVQANMKISLGGLLTGATDPNDVNGGSTAQPPVVHTPSFTLGSVTVGAGCIGCTISNVNNANGTFDFDPPAGGTGTYTATYTVVDNGFPAPGATSAAQTITFTVNGPVVWFVDEDAATVGTGRLSEPFQNLSSATTAMGTSTNQRIHVEDGNSTGNVVLQTNSWLISDTITQANFDSVMGITPPAGTIARPSNPGAPQRTLTGSVTLGDNSVARGFNLTPGSGTPGLVGSGADGVTVNTMSITTTNARGVDLQNSHGGTISLTRVTTTGATSGVFLSTVNTSAAGSFTITGTGTADSGGIISTSSGNGIHLDNVTNVSLSRMRVTGGSAHGIYGNNLTTFAIDNSVIVNNGTSIANDHSGIYMTNLLGTSTMATLDVSGSREHNVFVRNSSGTSTLTLSNSNIHDNNATEGSNGVAVISQLGGSAAMTFNATSNTISNNRSSGLLIFGESSQKMTATVSGGTYSGNGVGMDIASNGPGGLGFTVSNGTVTSGAASGAAINVYKGSSSSGTGTNALAGTISGMNITHNNSGIASGIWLHGEGGGEARLAVTNNVVANSGLYGIEASFGNTLGGSQNAQLTITDNVVDTVEAVACPDCGLAAIFAEAGTVTGDTTAMCANIATNDAQNPDGADIRVRSTQNTTFRLPDYVTATNNVPAYLQTRNPAPGTTAASFTAGAGTFTGGAPSTCTAP, from the coding sequence ATGCTCGCCTTCGGCGGTGTCCTCACCGCCGCCGCCGAGGCTGCCGACCCTCCGGCGTTCGCCGCGCAGGCGTCGATCACGCCGAAGCTCTACTACATCGGTGATGCCGCCGGGAGCGTCTATACGTTCACGGTGAAGAACACCGGCTCGACCAACGGCATCGGCGCCGTCGAGATCAACCGCCCGACGAACGGCTGGGCGATCACGAGCTGCCCGACCGCGCCGACGGGCTGGTCCAAGACGGCGTCGTCGACGAAGTGCCGGTACAAGAGCGCGCCGACGTACGCCGACGACATCAAGCCCGGCAACGCCAAGACGTTCGCCGTCAAGGCGACCACCGCGCCCGGTGACGCCAACAGGACCGGCACGTGGTCCGTCGTCGTCAGCCGCTCGTACCACTTCGACAACACCAGCCTGCTCAAGGCCGCGACGCCGTACGGCGCCGGCCTCGCCACGCGCCTCTACACCTTCGAGCTCACCACGGCGGTCGTGAGCGACACCGTGCGCACCCACGGCAGCGCCTGCCCGCCCGCGGACAAGACCGCGATCCTCGGCTCGGTCAAGACGATCGTCGTCTGCGGCAAGAACCGCGCCAACACCCGCCTGACGCCGACCGCGGCGTACTCGACGCTCGCCGGCACGATGATCAAGACGAAGGGGACGTTCGTCTCCGGCGCGGTCTCGCGCAACAGCGGCGTCGTCGTCCTCGCGCAGTGGAAGGACACGACGATCACCGACGTGTTCGGCACCGGCAAGAAGATCGTCACGGGCGTCGGCGCCTCCGCCAACCGCACGTCGCCGCTGCGGTCGTTCACCGGTTACAGCGCCGAGAGCCAGCCGCCGGTCGGCGTCGCCGACGCCTACTCGGTCGACGAGGACACGCAGCTCGTCAAGGACAACCTGACCGGCGTGCTCGCCAACGACTCCGATCCCGAGGGCGACACGCTGTCGGTCACCAACCTCACGCAGCCGGCGAACGGCACGCTGACGCTGAACACCGCGGACGGGTCGTTCACGTACGACCCCGACCCCGACTTCCACGGCGTCGACACGTTCACGTACACCGCCAACGACACGCACTCCGACTCGTCCGTCGTCACGGTGACCATCACGGTCGACCCGGTCAACGACGCGCCGGTCGGCACCGACGACACCAAGTCGACCGACGAGGACACCTCGGCGTCGGTCGACGTCCTCGACAACGACAGCGACGTCGACGGCAACGCCCTCGTCGTCTCCGCGGTCGACACCACCGGCACGACCGGCACCGTCACCAACAACGGCACCGACGTGACGTACGACCCGAACGGCCAGTTCGAGAGCCTCGGCACCGGCCAGACCGCGACGGACACGTTCACGTACACCGTCTCCGACGGCAACGGCGGCACCGACACGCAGACGGTCACCGTGACGATCACCGGCGTCAACGACGCGCCGGTCGCGGTGGACGACCCCGCCAGCACCGACGAGGCGAGCTCCGTCCTGATCGACGTGGACAACAACGACAGCGACGACGAGACGTCGTTCACCGTCACGAGCATCGACACGACCGGCACCGCGGGCACCGTCACGAACAACAACGACGGCACCGTGACGTACAACCCCAACGGCGCGTGGGAAGAGCTGGGCAACGGTGAGGACGAGAACGACACGTTCACGTACACGATCACCGACGGCCAGGGCGCGACCGACACCGCGACCGTCACGGTCGACGTCAACGGCATCAACGACGCGCCGGAGGCAGACCCCGACGCCGCGACCGTCGGCGAGGACTCGACCGGTGCGACCGTCAACGTCCTCGGCAACGACACCGACGCCGAGTCGCAGACGCTGACCGTCACCTCGATCGACACCACCGGCACGACGGGCACGGTCACCAACAACGGCACCGACGTGACGTACGACCCCGACGGCCAGTTCGAGCACCTCACGACCAACACCGCGACCGACACGTTCACGTACACCGTGACCGACAGCCAGGGCGGCACCGACACCGAGACCGTCACCATCACGATCCAGGGCTCCAACGACGCCCCGATCGCGGTGGACGACGCCGCGACCACCGACGAGGCGTCGGCCGTCATGGTCAGCGTGCTGACCAACGACAGCGACGCCGAGGGCGCGCTCACCGTCACCAGCATCGACACGACGGGGACGTCGGGCACCGTCACCAACAACAACGACGGCACCGTGACGTACAACCCCAACGGCGCCTGGGAAGAGCTCGAGAACGGTGAGGACGCGGACGACACGTTCACGTACACCGTCACCGACGGCACCGGCGCCACCGACACCGCGACCGTCACGGTCGACGTCAACGGCATCAACGACGCGCCCGTCGCGGCGCCCGACGGTCCGTCGGTCGGCGAGAACTCGACCGGCGCCGTCGTCGACGTCCTCGGCAACGACACCGACGCCGAGTCGCAGACGCTGACCGTCACCGGCATCAACGTCGCCGGCACGACCGGCACCGTGACCAACAACGGCACCGACGTGACGTACGACCCGAACGGCCAGTTCGAGTACCTCACGACCGGCCAGACCGCGACGGACACGTTCACGTACACCGTGACCGACAGCCAGGGCGCCACCGACACCGAGACCGTGACCGTCACGATCCAGGGCGCCAACGACAGCCCGGTCGCGGTCGACGACGGGTACAGCACGGACGAGGCGACGCAGATCGGGCCGCTCTCGGTCCTCACCAACGACACCGACGCCGAGGGCGCGGTGACGATCCTCAGCATCGACACGACCGGCACCGCCGGCCAGGTCACGAACAACAACGACGGCACCGTGACGTACAACCCGAACGGCGCCTTCGAGGACCTGGAGAACGGCGAGGACCGCGACGACACGTTCACGTACACCATCAAGGACGGCAACGACGTCACGGACACAGCGACCGTCACCATCGACGTCAACGGCATCAACGACGCGCCCGTCGCGGCCCCCGATGGGCCGTCGATCGGCGAGGACTCGACCGGCGCGACCGTCAACGTCCTCGGCAACGACACCGACGCCGAGTCGCAGACGCTCACCGTGACCGCCGTCGACACGACCGGCACCACGGGCCAGGTCACCAACAACGGCACCGACGTGACCTACGACCCCAACGGCCAGTTCGAGTTCCTCGGGACGGGCCAGACCGCGACGGACACGTTCACGTACACCGTGACCGACAGCCAGGGCGGCACCGACACCGAGACCGTCACCGTGACGGTCACCGGCGTCAACGACCTGCCCCTGGCCGTCGACGACACGGCGAGCACCGACGAGGCGACGCAGATCGGCCCGATCGCGGTGCTCGCGAACGACAGCGACGCCGAGGGCGCGCTGACGATCACGGGCATCGACACGACCGGCACCTCCGGCCAGGTCACGAACAACAACGACGGCACCGTGACGTACAACCCGAACGGCGCGTTCGAGGACCTCGCGAACGGCGAGGACGAAGACGACACGTTCACCTACACGGTCACCGACTCCAACGGCGCCACCGACACCGCGACGGTCACCATCGACGTCAACGGCATCAACGACGCGCCCGTCGCGGCCTCCGACGCCGCGAGCGCCGGCGAGAACTCCTCCGGCGTGGCCGTCAACGTCCTCGGCAACGACACCGACGCCGAGGGGCAGACGCTGACCGTGACGGCAGTCGACACGACGGGCACGTCCGGCATGGTCACCAACAACGGCACCGACGTGACGTACTCGCCGAACGGCATGTTCGAGTACCTCGACGACACCGAGACCGCGACCGACACGTTCACGTACACGGTGACCGACAGCCAGGGCGGCACCGACACCGAGACCGTGACGATCACCGTCAACGGCGCCAACGACGCGCCCGTCGCCAACGACGACGGCCCGTTCCAGGCGATCCAGGACTCGAACCTCACGGTGACGGCTCCCGGCGTGCTCTCCAACGACACCGACGCCGACGGCGAGGCGCTCACCGCGGGCAACGCGAGCGACCCGGCGAACGGCACCGTCACGCTCAACCCCGACGGCTCGTTCAGCTACGACCCCGACTCCGGCTACCTCGGCGCCGACTCGTTCACGTACGACGTCACCGACGGCACGGCGACCGACACCGCGACCGTGAGCATCACCGTCGTCCCGCCGAACGACACGCCGACGGCTGACGCCACCAGTGGCTCCGGAAACGAGGACGGCAGCGGCATCGTCGTCACGCTCACCGGCCACGACGCCGACGGTGACGCGCTGACGTTCACCGCGGGCACCGCCACCAACGGCCTCGTCTCCGTGCCCGGCAGCGTCAGCTGTGACAGCAACATCCCGAGCCTCTGCTCGGCCAGCGTGACCTACACGCCGAACGCGAACTTCTTCGGCAGCGACTCGTTCACCTACACCGTCAACGACGGCACGATCGACTCGGCGCCCGCGACGGCGAGCATCACCGTCGACCCGGTCAACGACCAGCCGTCGTTCACGAAGGGCGCCGACCAGACGGTCAACGAGGACTCCGGCCTCCAGACGGTCACCGGCTGGGCCACGGCCATCTCGGCCGGCCCCGCCAACGAGAGCGCGCAGGTCGTCACGTTCGCCGCGTCGACGAACAACGACGCGCTGTTCTCCGTGCTCCCCGCCGTCAGCTCGACCGGCGACCTGACCTACACCCCTGCGGTCGACGCGAACGGCGTCGCCACCGTCACCGTCCAGGCGACGGACGACGGCGGCATCGCCAACGGCGGCAACAACCAGAGCCCGACGCAGACGTTCGACATCACGGTCACCGCGGTCAACGACGTCCCGAGCTTCACGAAGGGCGCCGACCAGACGCTCAACGAGGACGCCGGCGCGCAGTCGGTCTCCAACTGGGCCTCCGCGATCAGCAAGGGCCCGGCGGACGAGTCCGCGCAGACGCTCTCGTTCACGACGAGCAACGACAACAACAGCCTGTTCAGCGTTCAGCCGGGGGTCACCCCGACCGGCACGCTCTCCTACACCTCCGCACCCGACGCCGTCGGAACCGCCACCGTCACGATCTACCTCTCCGACGACGGCGGCACCGCCAACGGCGGCGACGACACCAGCGACAGCCAGACGTTCACCATCACGGTCAACGGGGTCAACGACCAGCCGTCGTTCACCGACGACGGTGACCAGACCGTCCTCGAGGACGCGGGCGCGCAGACCGTCAACGGCTTCGTCAACTCCACCAGCGCCGGCCCGGCCGACGAGTCCGCGCAGACCGTGACGGTCACGGTGACCGGCACGACCAACAACGCGTTGTTCTCGTCGCTGCCGGCCATCGACAGCGCGGGAACGCTCACGTACACGCCGGCGGTCAACGCCAACGGCAGCGCCACCGTCACCGCGGTCGCCACCGACGACGGCGGCACCGCCAACGGCGGCGACGACACGGGGGCGAACGAGACGTTCGTCATCACGGTGACCGCGGTCAACGACGCCCCGAGCTTCACCAAGGGCGCCGACCAGACCCTGAACGAGGACGCCGGCGCGCAGTCGGTCTCCGGCTGGGCCACCGCGATCAGCGAGGGTCCCGCGAACGAGGCCGCGCAGGACGTCGCGTTCACCGTCACCAACGACAACAACGCGCTGTTCGCCAGCCAGCCGGCGATCTCGCCGACCGGCACGCTGACCTACACCTCGACGGCCAACAAGTACGGCACCGCGACCGTCAGCGTGTTCATCTCCGACAACGGCGGCACCGCCAACGGCGGCGACGACACGAGCGATGTCCAGACGTTCACCATCACGGTCAACGCCGTCAACGACGCGCCCGTTGCGGCGGCCAAGGCGTTCACCGTGCAGGCCAACATGAAGATCTCGCTCGGCGGCCTGCTCACCGGCGCGACCGACCCGAACGACGTCAACGGCGGCAGCACCGCGCAGCCGCCCGTCGTGCACACGCCGTCGTTCACCCTGGGCTCGGTCACGGTCGGCGCCGGCTGCATCGGCTGCACGATCTCCAACGTCAACAACGCGAACGGCACGTTCGACTTCGACCCGCCGGCCGGCGGCACGGGCACGTACACCGCGACCTACACGGTGGTGGACAACGGCTTCCCGGCTCCGGGCGCCACCAGCGCGGCACAGACGATCACGTTCACCGTCAACGGCCCGGTCGTCTGGTTCGTGGACGAGGACGCCGCGACCGTCGGCACCGGCCGGCTCAGCGAGCCGTTCCAGAACCTGTCGAGCGCCACGACGGCGATGGGCACCAGCACCAACCAGCGCATCCACGTCGAGGACGGCAACTCCACCGGCAACGTCGTGCTCCAGACCAACAGCTGGCTGATCTCGGACACCATCACGCAGGCCAACTTCGACTCGGTCATGGGCATCACGCCACCGGCGGGCACCATCGCGCGACCGTCCAACCCCGGTGCGCCGCAGCGCACGCTGACCGGCTCGGTGACCCTCGGCGACAACTCCGTCGCCCGCGGCTTCAACCTCACCCCGGGCAGCGGCACGCCGGGCCTGGTCGGCTCCGGTGCCGACGGTGTCACCGTCAACACCATGTCGATCACGACGACGAACGCGCGCGGTGTCGACCTCCAGAACTCGCACGGCGGCACGATCAGCCTCACGCGGGTCACGACCACCGGCGCGACGAGCGGCGTCTTCCTGTCGACGGTCAACACGTCGGCGGCAGGCTCGTTCACCATCACGGGCACCGGCACGGCCGACAGCGGCGGCATCATCAGCACCTCGAGCGGCAACGGCATCCACCTCGACAACGTCACCAACGTGTCGCTGTCGCGGATGCGGGTGACCGGCGGCTCCGCGCACGGCATCTACGGGAACAACCTCACGACGTTCGCGATCGACAACTCCGTGATCGTCAACAACGGCACGAGCATCGCCAACGACCACAGCGGCATCTACATGACGAACCTGCTGGGGACGTCCACGATGGCGACGCTCGACGTGTCGGGCTCCCGCGAGCACAACGTCTTCGTCCGGAACTCCTCGGGCACGTCGACGCTGACGCTGAGCAACTCGAACATCCACGACAACAACGCGACCGAGGGGTCGAACGGCGTCGCGGTGATCTCGCAGCTCGGCGGCTCGGCGGCGATGACGTTCAACGCGACGAGCAACACGATCAGCAACAACCGGTCCTCGGGCCTGCTGATCTTCGGCGAGTCGAGCCAGAAGATGACCGCGACCGTCAGCGGCGGCACGTACTCCGGTAACGGCGTCGGCATGGACATCGCGTCCAACGGCCCCGGTGGCCTCGGGTTCACCGTCTCGAACGGCACGGTCACCAGTGGTGCCGCGAGCGGCGCTGCCATCAACGTCTACAAGGGCAGCAGCAGCAGCGGCACCGGCACCAACGCCCTCGCCGGCACGATCTCCGGGATGAACATCACGCACAACAACTCGGGCATCGCGTCGGGCATCTGGCTGCACGGCGAGGGCGGCGGCGAGGCGCGCCTCGCGGTGACGAACAACGTCGTCGCGAACTCCGGCCTCTACGGCATCGAGGCGTCGTTCGGCAACACCCTCGGCGGCTCGCAGAACGCCCAGCTCACCATCACCGACAACGTGGTGGACACGGTCGAAGCGGTGGCCTGCCCGGACTGCGGCCTCGCCGCGATCTTCGCCGAGGCGGGCACCGTCACCGGTGACACGACGGCGATGTGCGCGAACATCGCGACGAACGACGCGCAGAACCCGGACGGCGCCGACATCCGCGTCCGGTCTACCCAGAACACGACGTTCCGCCTGCCGGACTACGTCACGGCGACGAACAACGTGCCGGCCTACCTCCAGACTCGCAACCCGGCGCCTGGTACCACGGCGGCGTCGTTCACAGCCGGCGCCGGCACGTTCACCGGCGGCGCGCCCAGCACCTGCACGGCTCCGTAA
- a CDS encoding tail fiber protein: MDSYIGEIKMFCGTFAPVGWLKCDGALLPIPEYDVLFALIGINYGGDGVTNFAVPDLRGRIPIHRRKPDMPEGLMGGVESVTVTTAQIAAHSHAFVASTALATDTGPAANTPSQATSAQLFVEDALDQQFNAAALLPYLDGGNQPHENRHPFQAVNYIIAYQGIFPPHS; encoded by the coding sequence ATGGATTCGTACATCGGTGAGATCAAGATGTTCTGCGGGACCTTCGCCCCGGTGGGCTGGCTCAAGTGCGACGGCGCGCTGCTCCCGATCCCGGAGTACGACGTGCTGTTCGCCCTCATCGGGATCAACTACGGCGGCGACGGGGTCACCAACTTCGCGGTGCCCGACCTGCGCGGCCGGATCCCGATCCACCGCCGCAAGCCGGACATGCCCGAGGGGCTGATGGGCGGCGTCGAGAGCGTGACGGTGACCACGGCGCAGATCGCGGCGCACTCGCACGCGTTCGTCGCGTCGACGGCGCTGGCGACGGACACCGGGCCCGCGGCCAACACGCCGTCCCAGGCGACCAGCGCGCAGCTCTTCGTGGAGGACGCCCTCGACCAGCAGTTCAACGCCGCGGCGCTGCTGCCCTACCTCGACGGCGGCAACCAGCCGCACGAGAACAGGCACCCGTTCCAGGCCGTCAACTACATCATCGCCTACCAGGGCATCTTCCCTCCCCACAGCTAG
- a CDS encoding tail fiber protein: MAEAFIGEVRIYGFNFAPRDWAFCNGDLLSISQHTALFSLLGTNFGGNGTTTFGLPDFRGGRAPLSAGQGPGLSAYDVGETGGVPTVTLTVKETPQHAHTASASSTPANVSTPSANTAIARSKGAMAYAPPVSASLVQMGRAAVSQAPGGSAPHNNLMPYQVLNYCICINGIYPQRP; this comes from the coding sequence GTGGCCGAAGCATTCATCGGCGAGGTCCGCATCTACGGGTTCAACTTCGCACCCAGGGACTGGGCGTTCTGCAACGGGGACCTCCTCTCCATCTCGCAGCACACCGCGCTGTTCTCGCTGCTCGGCACCAACTTCGGGGGCAACGGGACGACGACGTTCGGGCTGCCCGACTTCCGCGGCGGGCGCGCCCCGCTCAGCGCCGGCCAGGGGCCCGGCCTCAGCGCCTACGACGTCGGCGAGACCGGTGGCGTCCCCACGGTCACGCTGACGGTCAAGGAGACGCCGCAGCACGCGCACACCGCGTCGGCGTCGAGCACCCCGGCGAACGTCTCCACGCCGTCGGCGAACACCGCCATCGCGCGTTCCAAGGGCGCCATGGCGTACGCGCCGCCCGTCTCCGCCAGCCTCGTCCAGATGGGCCGGGCGGCGGTCTCGCAGGCCCCGGGCGGCAGCGCGCCACACAACAACCTCATGCCGTACCAGGTACTGAACTACTGCATCTGCATCAACGGCATCTACCCTCAGCGCCCATGA
- a CDS encoding tail fiber protein — MVEPFIGEVRLMAISFAPKGWAECNGQILPIAGNQALFSLLGTTFGGNGSTTFGLPNLVARAAVHADHMGFSMGQVGGEAQHTLTPQEMPVPHTHVAQGTKDAASSISAGGNVFANSTVNLYQGAPNQPVAAATVSTVGGQPHENMAPYLVVTFCIALVGIFPSRS; from the coding sequence ATGGTCGAACCTTTCATCGGTGAAGTAAGGCTCATGGCGATCAGCTTCGCCCCCAAGGGGTGGGCCGAGTGCAACGGGCAGATACTCCCCATCGCGGGGAACCAGGCGCTGTTCTCGCTGCTGGGCACGACGTTCGGAGGGAACGGGTCGACGACGTTCGGCCTGCCCAACCTCGTCGCCCGCGCCGCGGTCCACGCCGACCACATGGGCTTCTCGATGGGCCAGGTGGGTGGCGAGGCGCAGCACACCCTGACACCCCAGGAGATGCCGGTGCCGCACACGCACGTGGCGCAGGGGACGAAGGACGCCGCGAGCTCGATCTCCGCGGGCGGCAACGTCTTCGCCAACTCGACGGTGAACCTCTACCAGGGAGCGCCCAACCAGCCCGTCGCGGCCGCGACCGTGTCGACGGTGGGCGGCCAGCCTCACGAGAACATGGCGCCGTACCTCGTCGTCACGTTCTGCATCGCCCTCGTCGGCATCTTCCCGTCCCGTTCCTAG